The genomic interval TTCAGGTGGCTGCTATCCGTAAACCCCAGCTCCCATGCAATTTCTTTTATCGGTGTGGTCGTATAAACTACACGGGATTCTGCAATTTTAAGCCTGGATTTCAATACATAATCCTGAAAACGCTCGCCTGAATTTCTCCTGAAATATTCACTAAAATAAGTGACCGAAATACCAAAATGCCCGGACAGATATTCCACAGTAATCTTATCCTTATTGATAATATGGAAATTGATAAAGCTTAAAAGATCTGCAAACCTGGAATCAGGTATTATTTTCCCATTTAAAATCCGTTTCTGAGCATTACGCGAAAGAATCTCCAGGATAGATACCAATGTAGTTCTGATAATGAAGGCAGAACAAATATCCTTCCGTTCATATTCATAAAGCACAGCATCGAGCAATCTTTTAACTTGTATACTATCGCCTGGATCCTGAATAAGTTCACCGGGATGATGATGATGATTAGCCAGAATAAAATTCAAACGGCTAAACCATGAGCTATAGTCA from Pedobacter sp. WC2423 carries:
- a CDS encoding helix-turn-helix domain-containing protein yields the protein MDFLHDSFAIEIASYSEWQERSRTNNFFELVYVLEGKGLQSVNSIKLPFHGNDIHLLPAAKCYKYVIEEPARFLFVRFTSSYFVPLSNDQVDYSSWFSRLNFILANHHHHPGELIQDPGDSIQVKRLLDAVLYEYERKDICSAFIIRTTLVSILEILSRNAQKRILNGKIIPDSRFADLLSFINFHIINKDKITVEYLSGHFGISVTYFSEYFRRNSGERFQDYVLKSRLKIAESRVVYTTTPIKEIAWELGFTDSSHLNRMMKRHFGKGMLQIRKGG